CAATTTTGATGGAAAACTCTTCGTCAATTCCGTGTACGATCAGTGTGGTCTGCGGATAGGACACCAGAAACAGGCAGATTATACTGACCCAGAACACCCACCACGTCACCGTATCGCCACCCCACTTGTCAGACATCCAACCACCCAATGCGCGAATCAAACCGGATGGCAGAGTAAAAAACATGGTGATTAACGCAGCATCCGTCAAACTAAGTCCGTACTCCCCAACATAGTACTTTGGTAACCACAGGGCCAACGCCACAAATCCGCCAAATACAAAATAGTACGCCAAGCCGAAACGCCATACTCGCGCCTCGGTAAGAGGGGCTAACTGCTGCCCCAAGGAAACATGTGTCTTGTTTTTTTTACGTTCCTGTTGAAGCGGGTCCGGAAAAGTCGTGAACCAGAACAACACGGCCATAACCAGCATTGCGATGGAATATACTTCCGGAACCGCACGCCACCCGTAAGCCACCACTATGGTTGGTGCAACCAGATTAGTGACCGCAGCACCTGCGTTACCGGCCCCGAAAATACCCATGGCAGTGCCTTGACGCTCTTTGGAGAACCAAGCAGATGTATATGCGATGCCGATAGCAAAAGAGCCACCAGCCAGCCCGACAAACAACCCAATAATCAGGTATTGCCAGTATTGAGTGGCAAAGGAAAGGCCATACGTTGGTATCGCCACCAGAATCATTTGGATGAAAAAGACAACACGTCCGCCATAACGGTCGGTTAGCAAGCCGAGAGGTAACCGCACCAGAGAACCTGTCAATATCGGCGTCGCCACCAATAAACCGAACTCGGTATTGCTCAGACCTAACTCGTCCTTTATTTTGATGCCAATGACGGAAAACATGGTCCAGACCGCAAAATTGACCGCGAAGGCCAATGTGTTCATGGTCAGGACGGAGACTTGTTTTTGTTTGTAGGTGGGCACTACTCTACCCTGTACATTTTTGTATTAATATTTTAGTTCACGGTCGTTTGTATCGATTGCTAACACCTCATATGAAACTTCGAACACAATACATGCCAAATTGAAATTTCCATACTTGACCACCTTGCTAGGTAAGTGATATTTCAAAAGACTAAGATGTAATTAAAAATAGTAGCTCTACTTAAGTAAGTCAACGTGCCCGTTGGAACATACCGGGTTCGGTTGATGTATGCGTTATAACGACACAGTCCCATGCTTCAAAATGGCATTTCTTATAGGATTCTCGTAAGTAAAGGTCGAACACTCTATGGAGGATTTTAGTTCACTAAACTGCAACTCACAAAACTCAACAATTTACTCATTAAGGGGGCGTGTCTGCGTTATGTTTGATGTGACAATGTTTATCAACACGGTCTGCGTTTATCTGGATAGGTACTCGTATTCATTTTGCTCTCGGAAAAAAAGCTGAATTCTATGTTTCTAAAAGCCAGCAAATCTCGAACAACGAATCGAACTGAATTTCGGGATTAACGTGTAGAGGTCCACAAAGCTTCTGTTTCCCTTGCTTTTACAGCCATACAGGCAAATGCATAGAGCTCGACCGCAGCCTCGTAGGTGCGGTTCATAAAATTCTGAGTTTCTACCGCACTGCCGGTTAGAACATTCAGCTTGAACCATCAGAAATTAATTCGAGACTGAATCGCAGTATGTATAAATTATATCCGGGATGGTCCCATAACTGTATCCTGAATACGTGTGATCTCATCCCGTAATCTGGCCGCCTCCTCGAACTCCAGGTTGCGGGCATGCTCATACATTTTTGTTTCCAGTTGTTTCAGTTTTTTCTTGATCTGATCTTTGCTCATTGAGACATATTCCAGGGTCTCTTCCGCGACCTTGGCAAACTCCTTGGTCTTACCTTTATAGGCAATATGAGCGCCTTCCATAATATCGGCAACGGATTTAATCACCGAGGCCGGCGTAATACCGTGTTGCTCATTGTACTGTTGTTGTATAGCGCGGCGCTCCTCGGTGGTGTCGATGGCTTTTTGCATGGACTGGGTAATGCGATCGGCATACAAAATGGCCTTACCGTTCAGGTTTCGTGCGGCTCGGCCAATGGTCTGAATGAGGGATCGCTCGGAGCGCAGAAAACCTTCTTTATCCGCATCCAAAATCGCTACCAGCGAGACTTCCGGCATATCCAAACCTTCGCGCAACAAATTGATACCCACCAACACGTCGAATTCACCCAGGCGTAAATCCCGAATAATTTCCACCCGCTCCACCGTCTCAATGTCCGAGTGCATATAGCGCACCCGTATACCATGTTCATCCAGGTAGTCGGTCAGATCCTCTGCCATACGTTTGGTCAGCGTCGTGACCAACACCCGTTCTTTAATCTCGGTGCGCTTGTGAATTTCCGACATAAGGTCATCCACCTGCGTCACGGCAGGCCGCACTTCCAGCAGCGGGTCCACCAAGCCGGTGGGCCGCACTACTTGCCGTACCACGGCACCGGAATTTTTTTCTTCGTATAGTCCCGGCGTGGCGGACACAAATAAGGTTTGCGGCATCAACTGTTCAAATTCTTCAAATTGCAAAGGCCGGTTATCCAAAGCCGAAGGCAATCGAAATCCGTACATCACCAGATTCTCTTTGCGGGAGCGATCGCCTTTGTACATAGCGCCTATTTGAGATACGGTCACATGGGACTCGTCCAGCACCAGTAAGGATTCCGGTGGTAGGTAGTCCATCAGTGTCGGCGGTGGTTCTCCGGGCCGGCGTCCGGATAAATAGCGTGAGTAATTCTCTATGCCGGAGCAATATCCCAGTTCCAACATCATTTCCAGGTCGTAACGGGTTCGCTCTTCCAACCGCTGGGCTTCCACTAAACGGTTGTCCGATCGCAGTTGCTCCAAGCGAATGGCCAACTCGTCGCGAATGGATTCCACAGCATCCAGAACAGTCTGTCTCGGGGTGACATAATGGCTTTTAGGATAAACCGCGGCCCGTGGAACCTTTCTTAACACCTCACCGGT
The sequence above is drawn from the Gammaproteobacteria bacterium genome and encodes:
- the uvrB gene encoding excinuclease ABC subunit UvrB, encoding MAKAFQLKSDFSPAGDQPSAIEQLVAGINAGEAAQTLLGVTGSGKTFTIAHVIQEVQRPTLIMAHNKTLAAQLYGEMREFFPNNAVEYFVSYYDYYQPEAYVPSSDTYIEKDASINDHIEQMRLSATKALLERKDTIIVATVSAIYGLGDPQSYLQMVLLLVRGDTVDQRQILRRLAELQYQRNDTELQRGTYRVRGDVIDIFPADSDREAVRVELFDDEIESVAYFDPLTGEVLRKVPRAAVYPKSHYVTPRQTVLDAVESIRDELAIRLEQLRSDNRLVEAQRLEERTRYDLEMMLELGYCSGIENYSRYLSGRRPGEPPPTLMDYLPPESLLVLDESHVTVSQIGAMYKGDRSRKENLVMYGFRLPSALDNRPLQFEEFEQLMPQTLFVSATPGLYEEKNSGAVVRQVVRPTGLVDPLLEVRPAVTQVDDLMSEIHKRTEIKERVLVTTLTKRMAEDLTDYLDEHGIRVRYMHSDIETVERVEIIRDLRLGEFDVLVGINLLREGLDMPEVSLVAILDADKEGFLRSERSLIQTIGRAARNLNGKAILYADRITQSMQKAIDTTEERRAIQQQYNEQHGITPASVIKSVADIMEGAHIAYKGKTKEFAKVAEETLEYVSMSKDQIKKKLKQLETKMYEHARNLEFEEAARLRDEITRIQDTVMGPSRI